The nucleotide sequence CCAGCATCCCCGGACGCATCGCACCGATCAGCCGCTGGGTCAGTTCCTGCTCGCTGTGCCGGCACGCGTCGAACACCGCGTCGATGATCGCGTGGGTGGCGCATTCGATCAGCGCGACCAGCCGCACCTGTGCGAACCCCGAGGGCGTGCCGATGTGGCCGAACGCGGCCACGTTGGCCGCGGTGTCGGCCAGGTCCAGGGCGGTGCCGTCGAAGGCGACCAGCCGCCGCCCGAACAGCCACGCTCCCGCCGCGTCGGGCGCCGCGCGTGGGCCTCGGACCCGGTCGAACAGCAGCCGCAGCGGCGTGACGCCCAGGCGTTTGCGGGCCTGGCACAGCGCCGACGCGCTCGGCACGACCAGCCCCCCGCAGGTACCCGAACGTGCTGGTCAGCCAGCACATCACCATGCGGTATCCCGGCGGGGAATGCGAGTCGGCGCCGCAGAACACGCATAACCCGAGCACGAAGACCATCACCGTCCGGGCCGGCAACAGCCGCCGCCGCTGCTCGCGCACACCGGCCTGCTCGATCACCTCGTCCAGCAGCTCCGGACAAAGATCACTTTCCAGTGCGCCCAGACTCACCTCGCCCGATCGCCACGTGGCAGACTCAGAACTCACAGGGCCCTCCGGCAGACGATGATCTTCGACAATCACCGTTCTAACGGAGGGCCCTGCCCACGAACCCCACCGACACGCCGCTGACCAGCACAAACCGCCCTAACTTAACGGCATTGCGTCAGGACCGGTCGAACTCGACCCCGGTCACCGTGAACTGGTTCCGCGCATCGGTCTTGTACGCGGGGCACAGACTGGTCTGCTCGCAGTACGGCGAGTAGGTCCGGACGTCGATGGTGCCGGCCACCGGGTCGAACCGCATGGTGCGCAGGTAGCTGTTCTCCGTCACGTTCGGAATGCTGTAGGTCTGGTAGTCGGCCAGGAACGCGTACACGGTGTTGCCGTGGTCGCCCTGGGCGACCTGCCGGCCGGCGTACGTGTAGTGGCCCGAGAGCACGAACTGGACGTTGGCGTGCCGGCGGGCGAACTCGGTCCAGATCCGCTCGCCGATCGCGGACCGGTCGTCGCGGCGCAGGTACTCGTGCGCGTTGACGATCACCTGGCGGTCCGGGTGCGCGGCGACGACCTCGTTGGCCCAGGCCAGCTCGTCGTCGGTCGGGTTGTACTTGAGGTTCAGCACGAGCCAGCCGACGCCGCCCGCGGAGAACTGGAACCAGCTGTTGTCCATCGACCCGGCCGGGTAGCTGCCGCCGAACCCGGGCAGCCGCCGGAACAGCTGCTCCGGGAAGTAGGCGTTGAGCATCTCGGTGCTGCGGTCGACGGCGATGTGCTCGTTCGGGTTGCAGGTGGCCGGCGGGTCGCATGCCCAGGCGTCGAAGTCGTGGTTGCCCACCGAGAAGCTGTAGGGCACGCGGCGGTTCAGCTCGAACATCGCCGACTGCGCCCGCTCCCAGTCCGACACCCGCGACGGCCACTCGACGAGGTCGCCGACGTGCGCGACGAACGGGATGTTCAGCTCCCGCCGGTGCTCGACGATCCATTCGGTCTGGGCCGTGAACATCTCCGGCCGGTTCTGCACGGCCAGCTGGGTGTCCGGGATGACGACCAGCGTGAACGGTGCGTCGGTGTCGGTCCGGGTGAGCTCATCGGGCCCGCCGGCGGCGGGCAGCGAGACGGTGGTCGCCAGGACGGCGGTCGCGGCGACGGCGGCGGCCAGGCGGCCGGCGGGTCTGCGCGGCATGGGTGTCTCCTCGAGGTCGGGCGGCTGCGGATCCCACGCACGGTCCCAGCCGAAATCGGCCTGGGCCGGAACGCCGCGTGAATCGCGGTGGGCATCCAAACGTCGTACGGACGCCGTGCCGGCGTCGTCCGCGGTTCACCGGCCGGTCGGACGGCGCGGCGAATACTCGACCGACCCCCCTGAGCTCCGTCGAGAGGATCAGACATGGACGTGCGGACGCTGCGCCGGACGGTCTCAGCTGCCGGCGCGATCGCGCTGCTCACCGGGCTGGCCGCGACACAGGCCGGCGCCGAGGTCGAGGAGGACCCGCGGATCGAGCAGTACCGCCAGGCCCTCGCGCAGCTCCGGCCGCTGACCGACCCGCCCGCGTGCGACCAGCTGCCCGAGCCGGACCGCTGGGCCGACGCCGGCACCCCGGACCAGGGCTCGGCCGACGCCGTCATCTCCGCCCACCGTGGCGCGCTGACGCTGGCGCCGGAGAACACGCTCGACTCCTACGCCTACGCGTTCGCCTACGGCGTCGACCTGGTCGAGGTCGACGTCCAGCAGACGAAGGACGGCCGGTTCGTGGCGCTGCACGACTCCACCGTCGACCGCACCACCGACGGCAACGGCAATATCGCCGACCTCACGTTCGACGAGGTCCGCGCGCTCAACGCGGCCGACTACGCGCCGTGGAAGGGCGGCGCGTACGACCCCGCGCAGGTCGCGTCGCTGGAGGAGGTGCTGGCGCTCGCGCAGCAGGCCGGCAAGGGCGTCGAGCTGGACATCAAGGGCTCGGTGACCGAGGAGGGCGAGCTGGCCGAGCTGGTCGGCGAGTACGGCCTGGTCGAGGAGTCGATCTTCAACTCGGCCGACCCGCGGGTGTTCATCGCCGAGCCGGCCGCCCGGCTCATCTACAACCGCGACCAGTGGGAGCCGAACTTCCTCGTCTACGAGATCGCCGAGATCTTCAAGGTGTTCGGCTCGCGGCTGGACGAGTACACGCCGGAGTCGATCGCGGCCGCCCACGACGCCTGCGCGATCGTCATGCCGCACGCCTACGACGCCGGCCCGGAGCAGGAGGTCGCACAGTTCCTGCAGGCCCGCGCGATGGGCGCCGACGGTGTGCAGACCAACCAGCCGGAGCTGATCGTCGCCGCCGCGGGGGAGGCGGTCGGCTCCGCCATCGAGACGGTCCGCGGCGAGCACGGCCGCATCGACGAGATCTGCCTGGTCAACGCCGGCAACGGGTTCGGCTTCCCGGGCAAGCCGGTGACGTTCGAGCGCGGTGGCAGGTCCGCCGAGGTGACGACCGGCCGCGGCGGCTGCGTCGCGCCGCCGGAGGGCCACTGGCTGGGCGCTCGCGTGACGTTCGCCGGCGACGGCGCCGTGCACGCGTCCGCCGCGCGCCTCGTGCCCACCCCCTGACCGCCGCCCGCCCGCTCACCCCGCCGGGACTCCACGTCGATCGTGGAGTCCCGGCGGTATTTGCGCCCGATGGACCGTTGACGCCCCTTGTGACGTTTCTGTAACATCTGAGCAACTCAACGAAAGATCTCG is from Jiangella alkaliphila and encodes:
- a CDS encoding metallophosphoesterase: MPRRPAGRLAAAVAATAVLATTVSLPAAGGPDELTRTDTDAPFTLVVIPDTQLAVQNRPEMFTAQTEWIVEHRRELNIPFVAHVGDLVEWPSRVSDWERAQSAMFELNRRVPYSFSVGNHDFDAWACDPPATCNPNEHIAVDRSTEMLNAYFPEQLFRRLPGFGGSYPAGSMDNSWFQFSAGGVGWLVLNLKYNPTDDELAWANEVVAAHPDRQVIVNAHEYLRRDDRSAIGERIWTEFARRHANVQFVLSGHYTYAGRQVAQGDHGNTVYAFLADYQTYSIPNVTENSYLRTMRFDPVAGTIDVRTYSPYCEQTSLCPAYKTDARNQFTVTGVEFDRS
- a CDS encoding glycerophosphodiester phosphodiesterase, which codes for MDVRTLRRTVSAAGAIALLTGLAATQAGAEVEEDPRIEQYRQALAQLRPLTDPPACDQLPEPDRWADAGTPDQGSADAVISAHRGALTLAPENTLDSYAYAFAYGVDLVEVDVQQTKDGRFVALHDSTVDRTTDGNGNIADLTFDEVRALNAADYAPWKGGAYDPAQVASLEEVLALAQQAGKGVELDIKGSVTEEGELAELVGEYGLVEESIFNSADPRVFIAEPAARLIYNRDQWEPNFLVYEIAEIFKVFGSRLDEYTPESIAAAHDACAIVMPHAYDAGPEQEVAQFLQARAMGADGVQTNQPELIVAAAGEAVGSAIETVRGEHGRIDEICLVNAGNGFGFPGKPVTFERGGRSAEVTTGRGGCVAPPEGHWLGARVTFAGDGAVHASAARLVPTP